A single window of Malus sylvestris chromosome 5, drMalSylv7.2, whole genome shotgun sequence DNA harbors:
- the LOC126621081 gene encoding protein G1-like1: MSAAAAASAAAALSNSSSTNSNSITDNYHHQPLFTPSPLAAVTPVLSRYESQKRRDWITFGQYLKNHRPPLNLSRCSGAHVLEFLRYLDQFGKTKVHADACPFYGHPNPPAPCPCPLRQAWGSLDALIGRLRAAFEENGGHPETNPFGARAVRLYLREVRDSQARARGIAYEKKKRKKVGSSQQLQGNDQQHDEEERHGQHGNFGSDYGYSAAGASSATARDSMMPLSVLI; this comes from the coding sequence ATGTCAGCAGCAGCCGCAGCGTCCGCGGCGGCGGCACTGAGTAATTCGAGCTCCACTAACAGCAACTCCATCACCGACAACTACCACCACCAACCGTTATTCACACCGTCCCCGCTAGCGGCCGTGACGCCAGTGCTGAGCAGGTACGAGTCCCAGAAGCGGCGCGACTGGATCACGTTCGGGCAGTACCTCAAGAACCACCGCCCGCCGCTTAACCTGTCCCGCTGCAGTGGGGCGCACGTGCTGGAGTTCCTTAGGTATTTGGATCAGTTCGGGAAGACCAAGGTCCACGCGGACGCTTGCCCTTTCTACGGGCACCCTAACCCTCCTGCGCCCTGCCCATGCCCGCTGCGGCAGGCTTGGGGCAGCCTGGACGCTCTCATTGGGCGGCTTCGGGCAGCTTTTGAGGAGAACGGCGGGCACCCCGAGACTAACCCGTTTGGGGCAAGGGCAGTGAGGCTGTACCTGAGGGAGGTGAGGGACAGCCAGGCCAGGGCAAGGGGGATTGCTtatgagaagaagaagagaaagaaagtaGGGTCGTCACAACAGCTGCAGGGGAATGATCAACAACATGATGAGGAGGAGAGGCATGGGCAACATGGTAATTTTGGTTCAGATTATGGGTATAGTGCTGCTGGGGCTTCATCCGCTACTGCCAGGGACTCCATGATGCCATTATCTGTGCTAATCTGA